A window from Manis javanica isolate MJ-LG chromosome 10, MJ_LKY, whole genome shotgun sequence encodes these proteins:
- the SETD1A gene encoding histone-lysine N-methyltransferase SETD1A isoform X2 — protein sequence MDQEGGGDGQKPPSFQWRNYKLIVDPALDPALRRPSQKVYRYDGIHFSVNDSKYIPVEDLQDPRCHVRSKNRDFSLPVPKFKLDEFYIGQIPLKEVTFARLNDNVRETFLKEMCRKYGEVEEVEILLHPRTRKHLGLARVLFTSTRGAKETVKNLHLTSVMGNIIHAQLDIKGQQRMKYYELIVNGSYTPQTVPTGGKALSEKFQGSGAATEMSLQTESRRRSSSDTAAYPAGTAVVGTPGNGTPCSQETSFSSSRQDTPSSFGQFTPQSSQGTPYTSRGSTPYSQDSAYSSSTSSTSFKPRRSENSYQDSFSRRHFSAPSAPTTTSAAISASTAATASSSSSSSSLSSSSSSSSSSSSSHFRGTDSNYPAYYESWNRYQRHASYPPRRATREEPPGVPFAENTAERFPPSYTSYLPPEPSRPTDQDYRPPASEAPPTEPPEPGGGGDVAAASPERDESRTSPRPASPARSGSPAPEATNESVPFAQHSSLDSRIEMLLKEQRSKFSFLASDTEEEEENSTLGPGTRDTGSEVPSGSGHGPCTPPPAPANFEDVAPTSGEPGATRESPKANGQNQASPCSSGEDMEISDDDRGGSPPPAPTPPQQPPPPPPPPPPYLASLPLGYPPHQPAYLLPPRPDGPPPPEYPPPPPPPPHIYDFVNSLELMDRLGAQWGGMPMSFQMQTQMLTRLHQLRQGKGLTATSAGPPGGAFGEAFLPFPPPQEAAYGLPYALYTQGQEGRGVYSREAYHLPLPMAAEPLPSSSVFGEEARLPPKEEAELAEGKALPTAGTVGRVLATLVQEMKSIMQRDLNRKMVENVAFGAFDQWWESKEEKAKPFQNAAKQQAKEEDKEKTKLKEPGLLSLVDWAKSGGTTGIEAFAFGSGLRGALRLPSFKVKRKEPSEISEASEEKRPRPSTPAEEDEDDPEQEKEVGEPGRPGTKPPKREEERSKTQGKHRKSFALDSEGEEASQESSSEKDEEDNAEDEEDEEHEEAMDAVKKETEASDDGENDSTSDSESSSSSSSSSTSSSSSSSSSSSESSSEEEEEEQPATILSASPPPRDIPAPLPAPAEEPEPERVAGSPVTPLPVQEESAARPVGSTEEPPASVPQTLPEPPAGPPVSTTCANEHPSSPIPLLPPPKKRRKTVSFSAVEEAPASEPPPTAPPEVRSLGPVSRKVPRGVERTIRNLPLDHASLVKSWPEDVSRGGRSRGGGRGRTTEEEEAEPGTEVDLAVLADLALTPARRGLAALPVGHDSEATETSDEADRPGPLLSHILLEHNYALAIKPPPTAPAPRPPEPVPAPAALFSSPADEVLEAPEVVVAEAEEPRPPRPRQEAGAESSDSGTSGDSAGARRRSLRSHARRRRPAPPPPPAFEPRSEFEQMTILYDIWNSGLDLEDMSYLRLTYERLLQQTSGADWLNDTHWVHHTITNLSTPKRKRRPQDGPREHQTGSARSEGYYPISKKEKDRYLDVCPVSARQLEGVDMQGTNRVLSERRSEQRRLLSAIGTSAIMDSDLLKLNQLKFRKKKLRFGRSRIHEWGLFAMEPIAADEMVIEYVGQNIRQMVADMREKRYVQEGIGSSYLFRVDHDTIIDATKCGNLARFINHCCTPNCYAKVITIESQKKIVIYSKQPIGVDEEITYDYKFPLEDNKIPCLCGTESCRGSLN from the exons ATGGATCAGGAAGGTGGGGGAGATGGGCAGAAGCCCCCGAGCTTCCAGTGGCGGAACTACAAGCTCATCGTGGATCCTGCCTTGGACCCTGCCTTGCGCAGACCTTCTCAAAAGGTGTACCGCTATGATGGAATTCACTTCAGTGTCAAC GACTCAAAGTATATACCAGTTGAAGACCTCCAAGATCCCCGTTGCCATGTCAGGTCcaaaaatagagatttttccCTCCCAGTCCCTAAGTTTAAG CTGGATGAGTTCTATATCGGACAGATCCCACTGAAGGAAGTGACTTTCGCAAGGCTGAATGACAACGTGCGAGAGACCTTCCTGAAGGAGATGTGCCGAAAGTATGGTGAGGTGGAAGAGGTAGAGATCCTTCTTCATCCCCGTACTCGCAAGCACCTGGGCCTGGCCCGTGTGCTCTTCACTAGCACTCGGGGAGCCAAGGAAACAGTCAAAAACCTCCACCTTACCTCCGTCATGGGCAACATCATCCATGCCCAGCTTGACATCAAAG gacaACAACGAATGAAGTACTATGAATTGATAGTCAATGGCTCCTACACCCCTCAGACAGTGCCCACAGGGGGCAAAGCCTTGAGTGAGAAGTTCCAGGGCTCTGGTGCAGCCACTGAGATG TCTCTCCAGACTGAATCCCGCCGCCGCTCCTCCTCCGACACAGCTGCCTACCCAGCAGGCACTGCTGTGGTGGGCACTCCTGGCAACGGCACCCCCTGCTCCCAGGAAACAAGCTTCTCTAGCAGCCGACAAGACACCCCATCTTCCTTTGGCCAGTTCACTCCTCAGTCCTCTCAAGGAACCCCCTATACGTCTCGGGGCAGCACCCCTTACTCTCAGGACTCTGCCTACTCCAGCAG CACCTCTTCAACCTCCTTCAAGCCCCGGCGGTCAGAAAACAGCTACCAAGATTCCTTTTCCCGCCGCCACTTCTCTGCACCCTCAGCCCCTACAACCACCTCTGCAGCCATCTCCGCCAGCACTGCAGCCACCGCctcatcctcttcctcttcctcctcattgTCTTCGTCTTCCTCGTCGTCCTCTTCTTCTTCATCCTCTCATTTTCGTGGTACTGACTCAAACTACCCTGCATATTATGAAAGTTGGAATCGCTACCAACGCCATGCTTCCTACCCACCCCGTCGGGCAACTCGGGAGGAACCccctggggttccttttgctGAAAATACAGCTGAGCGTTTTCCACCTTCCTACACCTCCTACTTGCCCCCTGAGCCCAGCCGGCCCACTGACCAGGACTATCGGCCTCCTGCCTCAGAGGCTCCACCCACTGAGCCTCCAGAACCTGGTGGAGGTGGGGATGTGGCAGCGGCCAGTCCTGAGAGAGACGAATCTCGGACCTCCCCACGCCCAGCCTCACCTGCCCGTTCCGGCTCCCCAGCCCCAGAGGCCACCAATGAGAGTGTGCCCTTCGCTCAACACAGCAGCCTGGATTCCCGCATCGAGATGTTGCTGAAGGAACAGCGCTCTAAGTTTTCTTTCCTGGCCTCCGacacagaggaagaggaagaaaacagtaCCCTAGGCCCTGGGACTAGGGACACAGGGAGTGAGGTGCCTTCTGGGTCAGGTCATGGGCCTTGCAcaccccctccagccccagctAATTTTGAGGATGTGGCACCTACAAGTGGGGAACCGGGGGCTACCAGGGAGTCTCCCAAGGCCAACGGACAGAACCAG GCTTCTCCATGCTCTTCTGGAGAGGACATGGAGATCTCCGACGATGACAGGGGTGGCTCACCCCCTCCGGCCCCAACACCCCCCCAAcagcctccacctccacctcccccaccccctccctaccTAGCTTCCCTTCCCCTTGGTTATCCTCCCCACCAGCCTGCCTACCTCCTCCCACCCCGACCTGATGGGCCACCACCCCCTGAGTaccccccacctcctccacccCCGCCTCACATCTATGACTTTGTGAACTCCCTGGAGCTCATGGATCGACTAGGGGCTCAGTGGGGAGGGATGCCCATGTCCTTCCAGATGCAGACCCAGATGTTAACTCGGCTCCACCAGCTGCGGCAGGGCAAGGGATTGACTGCCACCTCGGCTGGTCCTCCTGGTGGGGCCTTTGGGGAGGCCTTCCTTCCATTCCCACCCCCACAAGAGGCAGCCTATGGCTTACCCTATGCTCTGTACACGCAAGGGCAAGAAGGCCGAGGGGTATACTCCCGAGAGGCCTACCACCTGCCTTTGCCCATGGCAGCTGAGCCCCTGCCCTCCTCTTCAGTCTTCGGAGAAGAGGCCCGGCTGCCTCCCAAGGAGGAAGCAGAGCTGGCAGAGGGCAAGGCACTACCAACAGCAGGCACTGTGGGCCGTGTGCTGGCCACCCTAGTCCAAGAGATGAAGAGCATCATGCAACGAGACCTCAACCGCAAGATGGTGGAGAATGTGGCCTTTGGAGCCTTTGACCAGTGGTGGGAGAGCAAGGAAGAGAAGGCCAAG CCATTCCAGAATGCAGCCAAACAGCAAGCCAAGGAGGAGGATAAAGAGAAGACAAAGCTCAAAGAGCCAGGCCTGCTCTCCCTCGTTGACTGGGCCAAGAGTGGGGGTACCACAGGCATCGAGGCCTTTGCCTTTGGGTCAGGGCTGCGAGGGGCCCTGCGGCTGCCTTCTTTCAAG GTAAAGCGAAAAGAGCCTTCGGAGATCTCAGAGGCTAGTGAGGAAAAGAGGCCCCGACCTTCCACTCCAGCCGAGGAAGATGAAGATG ACCCTGAGCAAGAGAAGGAGGTTGGAGAGCCAGGACGTCCAGGGACCAAGCCCCCAAAGCGAGAAGAAGAGCGAAGCAAGACCCAGGGCAAACATCGCAAATCCTTTGCTCTGGACAGTGAGGGGGAGGAAGCATCTCAGGAGTCCTCCTCAGAGAAG GATGAGGAGGACAATGCGGAAGATGAGGAAGATGAAGAGCATGAGGAAGCCATGGACGCCGTAAAGAAGGAGACAGAAGCTTCAGATG ATGGTGAAAATGATAGCACATCGGACTCCGAGAGCAGCAGTTCATCCAGCTCCTCATCTACATCTtcttcctcctcgtcctcctcctcctcatctgaGTCCTCttctgaagaagaggaagaggagcaaCCAGCAACCATTCTGTCAGCATCACCACCCCCCAGAGACATTCCTGCCCCGCTGCCGGCACCTGCGGAGGAGCCTGAGCCAGAGAGGGTTGCAGGCTCCCCAGTCACACCTCTCCCTGTACAGGAGGAGTCTGCAGCAAGACCTGTAG GTTCCACTGAGGAACCTCCTGCCAGTGTGCCCCAGACTCTCCCAGAGCCACCGGCAGGGCCCCCAGTTTCCACCACCTGCGCCAACGAGCATCCCTCCTCTCCTatccccctcctgcccccacccaagAAACGCCGGAAAACTGTCTCCTTCTCTGCTGTGGAGGAGGCGCCAGCCTCAGAGCCTCCCCCAACTGCCCCGCCAGAGGTCAGGTCCCTTGGTCCTGTTTCCCGCAAAGTCCCCCGGGGTGTGGAGCGGACCATTCGCAACCTGCCCCTGGACCACGCGTCTCTGGTCAAGAGCTGGCCTGAGGATGTGTCTCGAGGAGGTCGGAGCCGGGGTGGAGGCCGAGGCCGCACCACTGAGGAAGAAGAGGCTGAGCCAGGGACAGAAGTGGACCTGGCAGTGCTGGCTGACTTGGCACTGACCCCTGCCCGGCGAGGGCTGGCCGCCCTGCCCGTAGGCCACGACTCAGAGGCCACAGAGACATCGGACGAGGCCGACCGTCCAGGTCCCCTGCTCAGCCACATCCTCCTGGAGCACAACTACGCCCTGGCCATCAAGCCGCCACCCACAGCGCCAGCCCCGAGGCCGCCAGAGCCAGTTCCCGCTCCTGCGGCGCTGTTCAGCTCCCCAGCGGATGAAGTCCTGGAGGCCCCCGAGGTGGTGGTGGCTGAGGCAGAGGAGCCCAGGCCTCCGCGGCCGcggcaggaggcaggggcagaGTCGTCAGACAGTGGCACCAGTGGCGATAGTGCGGGCGCCCGAAGGCGCAGCCTCCGCTCCCACGCCCGGCGCCGCCGGCCAGCCCCACCCCCGCCACCCGCCTTTGAGCCGCGCAGCGAGTTTGAGCAGATGACCATTCTGTACGACATTTGGAACTCGGGCCTGGACTTAGAGGATATGAGCTACCTGCGGCTCACGTACGAGCGGCTTCTGCAGCAGACGAGCGGGGCTGACTGGCTCAATGACACCCACTGGGTCCATCACACCA TCACCAACCTGAGCACTCCAAAACGCAAGCGGCGGCCCCAAGACGGCCCCCGGGAGCACCAGACAGGCTCAGCCCGCAGCGAAGGCTATTACCCCATCAGCAAGAAGGAAAAGGACAGGTACCTGGATGTGTGCCCTGTCTCTGCTCGACAGTTAGAAGGAGTAGACATGCAG GGAACTAACCGTGTGCTTTCGGAGCGCCGGTCTGAGCAGCGGCGGCTACTGAGTGCTATCGGCACCTCAGCCATCATGGACAGTGATCTGCTAAAGCTAAACCAGCTCAAG TTCCGGAAGAAGAAGCTCCGATTTGGCCGAAGCCGAATCCACGAGTGGGGTCTGTTTGCCATGGAACCCATTGCAGCTGACGAGATGGTCATCGAATATGTGGGTCAGAACATCCGCCAG ATGGTGGCAGACATGCGGGAGAAGCGCTATGTGCAGGAGGGCATTGGCAGCAGCTACCTGTTCCGGGTGGATCATGACACCATCATTGACGCTACCAAGTGCGGCAACCTGGCAAGGTTCATCAACCACTGCTGCACG cccaACTGCTACGCCAAGGTGATCACCATCGAGTCCCAGAAGAAGATTGTGATTTACTCCAAGCAGCCCATTGGTGTGGATGAGGAGATCACCTATGACTACAAGTTTCCGCTGGAGGACAACAAGATCCCGTGTCTGTGCGGCACTGAGAGCTGCCGCGGGTCCCTCAACTGA